Sequence from the Enhydrobacter sp. genome:
GTAGTTGACGTTGACCTCGTAGCGGTGGCGATGGCGTTCGCTGATCACGTCCTGGCCGTAGATCCCGTGCACCTTGGTACCCGGCCTGAGATGGGCGGGATAGGCGCCGAGTCGCATCGTGCCGCCCAGATCGCCGTCCACCGCGCGCTTTTCCACCTGGTTGCCCCTGATCCATTCAGTCATCAGGCCGACCACCGCATGGGGCGTCGGACCGAATTCGCTCGACGAGGCGTCTTCCATGCCGAGCAGGTTGCGGGCAGCCTCGATCACGGCCATCTGCATACCGAAGCAGATGCCGAAGAACGGCACGTTGCGCTCGCGCGCGAACTTGACGGCGTGGATCTTGCCCTCGGTGCCGCGCTCGCCGAAGCCGCCCGGCACGAGGATGCCGTTGACGTTCTCCAGATGCGCCACCGCGTCGTCCCGCTCGAAGATCTCGCTGTCGATCCACTCCAGCGCGACCTTGACGTTGGAGCCGAAGCCGCCGTGCGTCAGCGCCTCGGAGAGCGATTTGTAGGCATCGAGCAGCACGGTGTACTTGCCGACCACGGCGATCGTCACCTTGCCCTCGGGCTCACGCACCGAGCGGACCACCCCGCGCCAGCGATCGAGGTTGGGCTCCTTGTCCGTCGCCAGCCCGAAATACCGGCAGACCTCCGCGTCGAAGCCCTGATCGTGATAGGCGATCGGCACCTGGTAGATCGTGTCGACGTCGCGCGCCTCGACGACACGCTCGGGCTTGACGTTGCAGAACAGCGCGATCTTGCGTCGCTCGTTCGAGGGGATCTCCTTGTCGCCGGACCGGCAAACCAGCAGATCGGGCTGGATGCCGACGCTCAGCAGCTCCTTGACCGAGTGCTGGGTCGGCTTGGTCTTGAGCTCGCCCGCCGTCGGCACCCAGGGCAACAAGGTGAGATGGATGTACATCGTGCGTTCGCGCCCGAGTTCGTTGCCGATCTGTCGAATGGCTTCGAGGAACGGCAGGCTTTCGATGTCGCCGACCGTGCCGCCGACCTCGACCAGCACGAAATCCTCCCGGTCGGTGTCGGCCAGCACGAAGTCCTTGATGGCGTCGGTGACGTGCGGGATCACCTGCACCGTGGCCCCGAGATATTCGCCGCGGCGCTCCTTGGCGATGACTGAAGAATAGATGCGCCCGGTCGTGATGTTGTCGCTCTGGCGCGCATCGACCCCGGTGAAGCGCTCGTAATGGCCGAGGTCGAGATCTGTCTCGGCGCCGTCGTCGGTGACGAAGACCTCGCCGTGCTGGTACGGGCTCATCGTGCCCGGATCGACGTTGAGATAGGGATCGAGCTTGCGCAGCCGCACGTGATAGCCGCGCGCCTGCAGAAGCGCACCCAGCGCCGCCGACGAAAGACCCTTCCCGAGAGAGGAAACCACGCCGCCCGTTATAAAAATAAAGCGCGTCATGGGCTTACAGCCTACTAAATCTGGTGACGTCAGGCCATGGGGATATCACCCCGCCGAACCCGCATCGGCGAAGGGAACGGAACAATTCGCCCATTGTTCCTAGCGGGTTGGCGCCGCCGGCTGCGTCGGAACCGCCGGCGGCGTTCCGGGGGCCGTCGATCCTGGCGGCATCTGGTCCATGATCGAGCGGTTCGTCCGTGTCGGCTGGCTCACGCTCCAGGCCATCAGGAGGCTCAGGAAGAAAAACACGCCGGCCAGGATGGCCGTCATGCGCGACAGGACGTTGGTCTGGCCGCGAACCGAGAACAGAGCGTCGGTGCGGCCCATGCCGAGACCGCCGCCCTCGCTGCGCTGAAGCAGGATGACGACGATCATCGCGGCGGTGACGCCCACGAAAATGACCAGCAGCACCGGCTGCCAGTCGTGCAAGATGCCTCTCACGCTGTCCATGAGGCCGGGCTTCTAGCGGTTTCAGGCGGCGTTGGCGATAGCCAAAAACTCGTCGGCCTTGAGGCTGGCCCCGCCGACCAGGGCGCCGTCCACGTCGCCGGCCGCCAGCAATTCGGCGGCATTGCTGCCCTTGACGGAACCTCCGTAGAGGAGGCGGACGGCGGCCGCATCCGGCACCAGGGTCGCCAGCACCTTGCGAATGTGCGCATGAGCCGCGGCGACCTCCCGAGTCGTCGGGGTCTTGCCGGTTCCGATCGCCCAGACCGGCTCATAGGCCACGACGAGCCGGGCCGCCGTCGCGCCCGACGGCACGCTGCCCTCAAGCTGGGTCTCGAGCACGGCCAGCGTCTTGCCCGCATCGCGTTCACCAAGCGTCTCGCCGATGCAGACGATCGGCACCAGGCCCGCGCGCCAGGCCGCCTCGGCTTTGGCCCGCACCATGGCGTCGCTTTCGCCGTGGTCGGTGCGACGTTCGGAGTGTCCGACAATGACGTGGCTGGCGCCGGCATCGCGCAA
This genomic interval carries:
- the tpiA gene encoding triose-phosphate isomerase yields the protein MARSRRPMIAGNWKMNGLREEAIALAKATAAGASAAGWSDRDVVVCPPALWLAAVAEAVTGSRVLVGGQDCHGKATGAHTGDVAAEMLRDAGASHVIVGHSERRTDHGESDAMVRAKAEAAWRAGLVPIVCIGETLGERDAGKTLAVLETQLEGSVPSGATAARLVVAYEPVWAIGTGKTPTTREVAAAHAHIRKVLATLVPDAAAVRLLYGGSVKGSNAAELLAAGDVDGALVGGASLKADEFLAIANAA
- the secG gene encoding preprotein translocase subunit SecG, which encodes MDSVRGILHDWQPVLLVIFVGVTAAMIVVILLQRSEGGGLGMGRTDALFSVRGQTNVLSRMTAILAGVFFFLSLLMAWSVSQPTRTNRSIMDQMPPGSTAPGTPPAVPTQPAAPTR
- a CDS encoding CTP synthase, translating into MTRFIFITGGVVSSLGKGLSSAALGALLQARGYHVRLRKLDPYLNVDPGTMSPYQHGEVFVTDDGAETDLDLGHYERFTGVDARQSDNITTGRIYSSVIAKERRGEYLGATVQVIPHVTDAIKDFVLADTDREDFVLVEVGGTVGDIESLPFLEAIRQIGNELGRERTMYIHLTLLPWVPTAGELKTKPTQHSVKELLSVGIQPDLLVCRSGDKEIPSNERRKIALFCNVKPERVVEARDVDTIYQVPIAYHDQGFDAEVCRYFGLATDKEPNLDRWRGVVRSVREPEGKVTIAVVGKYTVLLDAYKSLSEALTHGGFGSNVKVALEWIDSEIFERDDAVAHLENVNGILVPGGFGERGTEGKIHAVKFARERNVPFFGICFGMQMAVIEAARNLLGMEDASSSEFGPTPHAVVGLMTEWIRGNQVEKRAVDGDLGGTMRLGAYPAHLRPGTKVHGIYGQDVISERHRHRYEVNVNYKDRLEQVGLRFSGMSPDGILPEIVEIPDHPWFIGVQYHPELKSRPFAPHPLFSSFIGAAKAQSRLV